ttcccgaccgcgaccaagcaactgaggaacagttctgcgaccccgaacccgaaggacagtgcttcgatcaggacttcccgcaagggtttgacgatggcaagttcaattccgccctttgatgcatgtttttgtcctagtttttataaacacaacccgatggcctgttttataaaattgcatggttttgcgtgccgtaaccatggtaggatagccacccttgttgtgacaaccataccttgaccacctgattttataaagaaaatgcgtgtagGAAAGGGtaaaaatgtggatttgagaaacgagtcggacgggatggatggcatttctgtgtgaattgccgttggtgtgctcgtacctgtgtggttgagcgtggatgggagatatccatcttgtcacccctaaggaccgagttgatgtgtcgtctcacctagcttcctgtcgtgcaaaccacttgaccgttgtatgggcaacggcttagcctaaccccactagttggtctgatagccatcaggagggctgggagcaacgggtgatcaaggagacgggataagctctgtgtgacttatgccccggttaaacctcggagataggtcgaatgaccccttgatagatcccgtggtggctagtcaggtctagctaaggtgagtaagggcttcgatgggatctgcaccggcactaaggtgttcgtgctgtggtaccccacctgtgggtaaagttgcacacctctgcagagttaaaaatctattcgaatagccgtgcccacggtattgggcaagttacggtgtggtcacataactagtgtttctccctgGGAACGGATGGgttggtgtgtgtgtgtgttgtttgggaagtgtccggcagttgtgccgtgtgctacggcggacggggagtccggtagcagttttacactggatcctgtgtggatcaccaccgtgtgctccttgatgTTTAACGGTTtgattttgaaaatgttttgaaacgaacctttgcataaagtcaagttttccgcaaatgaaccataaccgtATCCTTGGAATATCCTGTGCAtataattctgttataaccccctccgcgggtgtgattggacttgctgagtacgttagTACTCACCCCgtccttacttttacagtggaagatcccgactatatcccagaagacgtcgagtagggttccgtcctgcacccagtcttgcctgtgggtgaggtcaccgttggagctccgcatggcgcaagactctgatgatcccctgttcgtagttagtgtggtagtatgggtttttgttgtaatcctcgcgatagtggcgcttcactgcccattaccgcgaagagttgtacggtgatgtaccatctgatgtaataaaagtgttatcagcctcctgggactgataaagcaacacttttaagtctcccctgatggggggacgcttcaggcgGCGACCTACCGGTGGGCTCGAGGAAGATGAGGCCTGAAGCGGGGGCGAGTCGAGGCCGGTGGGTCAGAGTAGTGCCGTGTAGCACAGCAATGGTGGTGAAGGCGATCGGGGCGCAGGCGTGACGGGGCTCCTGCAGTGGCGGCGacgtcctcctcctcgtgctccccttCCTCAGCTTCTCCTCCTCGGTTtctcctcttctccctctctctctctctctctctctctctctctggtagcggcggcgggcgaggggAAACCCTAATTAGGGGTGCTAAAGTTGCAGCGGCGGCCGAAGCGGGGGTTTTATAGGGGCGctctagggtttggggcggcaCGAACATCGAGGATTGGCCGGTGGGGCTCGGCGCGTGCGCGAGGGCTACGTGGCGGCATCCTGCGGctcggcggctagggtttggagGCACGCAGGCGGTCAAGAGTGAGGACACGGGGCCACGTGGGCTGCGGCGGAGCAACGCGGGGCAGGGGCGAGACAGAGAAGAGCGGGGTGGTTGGAGGTGgaagggaaagctgacaagcgggaCTCGCTTGTCAGAGACCCTGGGTGCGGCGTGAGAGGGAGGTGGCGGATGGGTTGTTAGCGGGCCGTGCAAGCCGGTCGGCCAACTGGGCCGGTTCAAGTGGCGCAGGCTGGGGCGTACGCGCGGTACGGGCCAGCGCAGGCCTGTTTTGGTGGCCAGCTGGGCTAGTTGGCTGGCTAGCTGGGTTGGGCTATGGGGTTTAGGTGGGTTTGGACCGGGCTGGATTAGGGTAGGGTTAGGATAGCGGGCTGAGTTAGGATAGTTagcttttgaatttaaattgaaGAGCACACTTCAATTTAAATTCCACACAATTTAAACACAACAAAATCCAACCAAAATAAATCCAAATAAACAGCTCAAATAAACTCCAATTAAACTCCagatatttcacactaacaatgtAGTCCTTGATCCAATTTAGATTTTAATTACTAGGAATTTGGGATTGATAGAGTTCGTACTTACGTGTGATCCTAGCTATTAGCACATTGtacaattttttaaaaaaattcacgATTTTCAACTTATAATATTTCGGGAAAATTTCGGGATGTTACAGGCCCTGCGAATATCATatcatgtgtatatatatatatatatatatatatatatatatatatatatatatatatatatatatatatatatctatcccCGATCCGCATGGGATGGGAAAGCGTTTTGTTGACCCGTTTGCCATTTCCAACTTTACTTGCTACTAGCTTTATTAAACGGTCATCAGGAGGTTaagccatatatatataacaaCTTTACCGGTCCTGCTAGCTAATTCAAGTCAAAAGTGTTTGTCCAGGCCTACTTCTGCAGTCATCGAGCAGCAGCCGGCCTGGCCGGCTACGATGGACATCGTCGTCGTCGATCACCAGATCCTTTTTTACTATTAATTAATTACAAGTTCATCATATTCAACCACCAGCAAAAAAAAATTTACCGACAAAAAACACCTTTTTCTTTTAACCACACACGGTCTCCTGGCTGCAACTGGAAGGTCGGCAAGGTTGGTAGCTAGGACCACGGGAGGACAAGTCGTTAGATAGCCAAGCTTACAGCAATATCATGGATGACGTGAGCATGTGAGCCAAGTCGATGGACTAGACGTGATCGATTTTAGTGCGTGCATATGACTGGGAAAATTACATGTTCCCGTTCACATGGGCTTATGGAGAGTACACGTGAGAAGCTGCCTAGTGTTCTTGGGACCATTGTTCAAATCCCTATTCCTCGTAATTATTCAGGTGGGGTATTTAATATTTTTTCCGTAGCCATATCATATCAttctttttatgcagagcacgtACGTCATGGTCGATTATTCGTTGCTTCAGATTAGCTTGGGCAATAATTAAGTTGGTCTTAATTTGATGCTGAACAAGTCACAATGCAATTTTATTTGTAGCTGGAAAATTCTTGGTTAACTAGCCAGCGGGGTGATGATAGTTCCACGTAATTGCGCGGGTAGTAATAAGAATCTACTACTCCTTCtgattcaaaaaaaaaaagttgccATTCCATCTTTGTCTTAAGTCAAATATTTCTATTATTGACCATCAATTTCTAGAAGGTGAATAAAACAAAACCACACGAGTTAGCCAAGGCTCACAGTTTAAAAAGAAAACAGCCCACAGACAAAACAATATTGGAGAATTCCTTCCTAAATCAAAGAACTAAAAAACCAAGGGGCCACAAATTAGGGCCTGTCCATGCAGCAGGCAGACAGACATTAGTGAAGTGGGCTTGTTAACAGGCCGCACGCTTAACTGGAACCAGACGGCCCGCCCAACTTGTCATTCCATAAGAACCCGGGCTAGAAGCAGGCCCCACAATCATGGACCGGACGCCCAACTGTACACAATAAATACATGGGCAGGCAGTAACCACTGCATCATGTCCATAGGTGACGTGAAAAGAATGCAATACGAGAAGGTTTTTCTTATTATTTTGCTTCATTTATTTACTTTGGAGAAAAGGCACAAAAAGTTACACGTTTTGTTTGCATAAATAAAGGAAAAGAAATGTCTCTCTGTCGGTCTCCATAAGTACACCAAACAAATGGTATGATTTTATTAATCCAAGCTTTGTTACGATGCTCCCCTTTTTCTAAATTGACAAAGCCACACCATGGACAGACAGAAGAAAACATATCTATCCACTACTATTTTAAAAATGAATTGTGTTTCTTCTGTTTTGCAGAAAACGATCCATGCTGTGTTTAGGTTTTCAACCCAGACGGTCCTTGTTTCAGTAGTTTTCATGTTTAAGCCCTAAAAACTTTAGAATTCTTTACAATTATGCCCTTGGAACCATGTTCAGTTGATAACTTTACTTTTTTTAGCTCCACTTTAGTTATTCTTTGTGCTCCCATCTGTAATAGTTTAGCATGCTTTTCTGAGTCTGCGTATGATGATTCATGTACTGTTAATTATCTTCGTTTGCTTGCTTGTGTGACTGTTCTGGAAGAGCAAACACGTAAAGATGTATCGCGTATAGCGGAAAAAAAAAAGTTTtcaaaggaaaagaaaacaaaTTAAGTATTTCACCTTTGCAATGCTCATGCATTCTGCTAGATATCGAGGACATACTTGTGCTGAATTTTCGGCCCTATTGTACATGGAAGCCCAATAGGTCTTCCAGTAACTCAATATTGTAAACTTTTCCTAgtagagttttttttttcttttcaaaccTCCCTATATGAACCTATGAAACtacctgaaaacacttttttcTTGCAAGTTTTTGGTACTCGTAATGGCGTGATATTTTAATCGGTGCAAGGTTAAGACTACATCGGAATCTTTACTCGCTCGGAAGTCAGAGCAGCTGGTGTGGTGAATGCAGAATGGTGTAGTGCAGGAGCTGGTCAATGTCCTCTTGTCTAAGGTTTTTGTTCGTTTGTTCAGCGTGCATCCAAAGGGAAGAGAAAGCCAGAAAGGTACGGTGTGGCCATTACCATTAGGCTAATAACAAACGCACTGTCCATTGACTTGGCGCAGAGTGCGTCCATCTGCAGCGTCAGTTGTTTGTCTCGATCGTCGCCTGCTCCGATCCTTTGGTGCatccacacacgcacacacagtTCCCTGTTTCCGTGCCTCTGGATCCGGTCCCTGGTTGGACTTGGACTGGACCATGCATTCGCCGTTCATCGGAGACCGGGACAGGCCAGCTACTTTTCCGTGCGCTCAAGCCAAAACACGGAGACCTGACCAGGGATCTTTTTAATAATAGTTCAAATCACATGACGTGAAGAGTAGATAATCCATTTCTATTTCCTGAGATATTCTGGCAACCAAATggcctctcttttctcttttccttgtCTTAGCGAAAGAGTAGGCATGGCTCCTGTTGTCTCTAGCTTGGAACGAAGGCCCGTGACTCGTGCTGCTCCGGCCGGGCAAACCGCAAGGCTCCAAGAGCGACGCCGCTGTCGTCCGACGTGCGCCACAGCCAGCCTGCAGCCTCCATTGACTTCTCCAGCGCTGCTCTGGCCGGGGCCCCTCCCAGTTCCAGCCCCTTGTGTTCTCATCCCTGCCTAGGCTTTTTTTTTCCCCTGCTATACTAACAgtttcctctctcttttttaATACTGCTCACAGTACAACACACATGAAATGATGAAAACATTCTTTTTCTTGTGCAAACTTAAGCAGCTGGAGATAAGGACGATGGGCACGCACAAGAGCCATGGCCCACATGACCAGAGGAATTTTGTTTTTCAATATTGCGCACTATCTTCGGTGTTGCAGCAGTCAACTGAGCACAACATCCACCCAGAGTAAAGCTGCTCCTCAAAGGCGCCAAATAAGCTCAAAAAATGATCTCTTGGCTGCTTTTGCAGGTCAATGGAGTGAGTCAGCTCACTCCCTGGGAAAAAAAGGCAGAGCCAAAGCGCGTGCACAGGTCAATCCATCCCGTAACCAAATCGtattatatatatgtgtgtgcgcgcgcgcgcgcgtgtgtttTGGCACCTCGGTAGGCCCATGGCGATACGGCAATAGGATTAGGCCTTATTTTGCTACGTATCATGGTAGATCATATCATCCCCAAAGTGGAAATAGGATGACACATTTTCACTATTCCTTGTAATGTATAATGCAGAGACTTGTATAGAAGTCCATGAGCATGTATGTAACTATGACTTGTGAGATGTATAACGGTGCAACGACTTTAATTATCTCATGGACTCCTGATTCTAATAAGTATACTCGAGCATGTTAACAAGCTAAATACACCTTTATTTCAACTTCTTTGCTTAACAAGTGAGGTACCTTGGTTCCGGCGATATCCATGAGAAAGTTCAATAAGATTGTCTTATATCTAAGGCATTCAATTTAGAGAGAAATCCGTAGAACAGTATATTTCTCTTCacaaatttaaaaaaatatgtttttttatTCATGTGGGACCACCATTTTCCTATTCTCATCTTCTCAACAACAACATTTTTGACATATATAAGGTTTCTTTTACTATGACTATATAAGGTTGTTTTTGGAAGAAGGGTTGAGTGCTCACGTGAGTAGCAACACCATGCATGTTGTAAAAGGGTCCTATAGAAGGTAACCAAACCAGGGGCTTAAAGTGGAAGCACCCAACCACCATGCCACCCAGCTAAAACCCCTAGCCCTACCGGTAACAAGAATCATCACCAATCAGCGTCCCAGCAAAACACACAAGGGAGCTGTTAGACAAGGTGGGCCCCACCACCCATCCACCCAGTCCAGCGTATAAGACAGCCCCATTAaactccaccaccaccaccaccaccaccacgatTGACAATTCCACGCACCACTCTCTCTGCGTCTCCATCCCAATCatactcctcttcttcctctccctctgCCTCTCCAGCTCTCCTCCCAAGAAGCGCCCGGCCCCGACCATACGTTTTCCGGCGCCCCACGCGGACGGCGAGCCGCTGCTGGTCTTGCCGGAGGAGGAGCGCTACCGGGAcgggcgggaggaggaggacgccgcTGAGTGGCACGGGCGCCTGGGGCTGTGCCACATGCCGCTCTGGGGGACCGCGTccgggccgccggccgccgagggcgaggccgcgcgcgcgccgcccgggtccagcggcggcggcggcgttaaGGTGATCCGGTCGCTGCTCCCCACCCGGCGCCGCCTCCGGCTCGACCCGCCCGCCAAGCTCTACTTCCCATGTACGCACCCGGAGCTCTGCTCCTTGCTCTTCCCTCTTCTTCTACTTCTGCTTGTCCGGTGGTCTGCTGGTTTCGGTACCTGATTAATCTGTTAGCGTGTGATTATGGTTTCGATTGAAGCTGTCTCTCCCTTTGCTGTTCGGGCTTCGTTCCGATTGCTCTGTTCTCGACAAGGCGTTGCCTTTCGTGTTCTTAACTTTTTATTATTATGTTTGTATGCTTCCACAAATCCCAGTTTGATTGCTCTGCGGAAGCCTTTATTCCAGCTTCCTTCTGGTGTATAAAAAAGAGGATTTTTAATTCGTCAAAAAGGGATTTTTGTTCGCGGATTTTTTACGACTGTTTATATATAGAGATTGATCAATTCGATGGGTGGTAAAGGGCATGTCACTTATGCAGTTTAGTAGGAAGGAATTTTTCATTCATCTGGCTTTTTCGCCTAATTTTGGCCCCTGATTTTGACTTGTAAAGATGAACCCGGGAAGCAAGTCCGGAGCGCGGTCAGGATCAAGAACATCAGCAAGTCCCATGTGGCCTTCAAGGTAACCAACAATCGTCTCTTTATCAGCTCTGCTCCGCAATTTCGTTCTGTTATAGCTTGATGTTATTCTAATATGGTTTCTTGAATTTTCCATTCAATTTGCTGCGTCATTTTTACATAACGGGATAATCAATTTGTTCCTAGGAAGGTTGTTAGCCATTACTCTGACAGTCTGACTAGTACCACGATTTAGCACATCAGCAGCTGCGCAGTACCTCGCAGCAAAACActaattttgggcatgtttctGTTCCAGTTCCAAACCACAGCGCCAAAGAGTTGCTTCATGAGGCCTCCCGGCGGCATACTTGCTCCAGGGGAAAGCATCATTGCAACAGGTAATTCGATTTGAGACCGATGAATGTCATCGATAATTGTGATGTTCACTGTTCACAATTATGATGACCTGACCCGTGAGTGCATTCTCTTATTTGAATGCCAGTGTTCAAATTTGTGGAGCATCCGGAGAACAATGAGAAGCCGTTAGACCAGAAGTGCAAGGTTAAGTTCAAGATTGTCAGCTTGAAAGTCAAGGGGCCTATGGAGTATGTCCCTGAATTGGTAAATCCTTCCCCTCGAACAGCCCTGATAGCCTCAGTGTATATTCAGTTTATTTGTTCAAATCCTCCACTTGTCTCCATTCAGATCATCATGACTTCGTGTGAGCTGAAGTTTTAACATTATGTTGCAGTTT
The Panicum hallii strain FIL2 chromosome 6, PHallii_v3.1, whole genome shotgun sequence genome window above contains:
- the LOC112898556 gene encoding vesicle-associated protein 4-1-like → MPLWGTASGPPAAEGEAARAPPGSSGGGGVKVIRSLLPTRRRLRLDPPAKLYFPYEPGKQVRSAVRIKNISKSHVAFKFQTTAPKSCFMRPPGGILAPGESIIATVFKFVEHPENNEKPLDQKCKVKFKIVSLKVKGPMEYVPELFDEQKDQVAVEQILRVVFLDAERPSPQMDKLKRQLAEAEAALEARKKPPEDNGPRIVGEGLVIDEWKERRERYLARQQIEGVDSV